The Scomber japonicus isolate fScoJap1 chromosome 13, fScoJap1.pri, whole genome shotgun sequence genome includes a window with the following:
- the LOC128370942 gene encoding spermatogenesis-associated protein 22 translates to MRRQENQPARPTAGCLSVPLFNQKKRNRVPLTSAPSENEFFSHAEYTTSTSSATSHDTSGPYECYQGSGPSTGAPQSHQWNRQVIPQSTQPQQYGSRPVPGPAPAMRACAPIPHPYKVGGTSSRMGQPGNQGRQQDSSSSVNFRQNKYQAPCSSESTQSKQTHHTGFSQMGQQSSYKPPNLAHQYSQQSRPLPSPVPTPSRPSAPAGQPSNKSWKFTNSFGPQSTTFEGKKCTNLRETAQHTQHTQTQQVTSPMKPATENSLRILTAVIDGIRHWSQFKDKVPCLFEIFATLDSAVTLGHHGAKNFFMSDGKEAMQCVFYETEQELPRLIRSQVHRFVGNYDRSRDVLVCVSVRPGLPSELRNAQEAVKACDAEMRLLVKSLSEV, encoded by the exons ATGAGGAGACAGGAAAACCAACCAGCCAGGCCAACAGCAG GCTGCCTCTCTGTGCCTCTGTTTAaccagaagaaaagaaacagagtTCCTTTGACATCGGCTCCTTCTGAAAATGAATTCTTTTCTCATGCTGAATACACTACAAGCACCAGCTCGGCTACATCTCACGACACATCAG GTCCCTATGAATGTTACCAGGGCTCAGGTCCCTCCACTGGTGCTCCCCAAAGTCATCAGTGGAATAGACAGGTTATCCCACAATCTACTCAGCCCCAACAGTATGGCAGTAGACCTGTTCCTGGACCTGCCCCTGCAATGAGAGCCTGTGCACCCATACCACATCCATATAAAGTTGGAGGGACAAG ttcgAGGATGGGGCAGCCCGGCAACCAAGGAAGACAACAGGACTCCAGCTCCAGTGTTAATTTCAGACAGAACAAATATCAAGCTCCTTGCAGCAGCGAGAGTACACAAAGCAAGCAAACACACCATACTGGGTTCTCTCAGATGGGTCAGCAGTCATCTTACAAACCGCCCAATCTCGCGCATCAGTATTCCCAACAGTCTAGACCTCTGCCCTCTCCTGTCCCAACACCCAGCAGGCCCTCTGCCCCTGCAGGGCAGCCATCAAACAAATCCTGGAAGTTTACTAACAGCTTTGGGCCACAAAGTACCACttttgagggaaaaaaatgtacaaatctaCGTGAGACTGCTCAACACACTCAACACACTCAAACTCAG cAGGTAACATCTCCAATGAAGCCGGCAACTGAGAACTCACTGAGGATCCTGACTGCAGTTATCGATGGCATTAGACACTGGAGCCAGTTTAAAGACAAAGTCCCATGCTTATTTGAGATATTTG CTACTCTAGACTCTGCAGTCACACTGGGCCACCACGGAGCTAAGAACTTCTTCATGAGCGATGGGAAGGAGGCTATGCAGTGTGTCTTCTATGAAACT GAGCAGGAACTGCCCCGTCTCATCCGTAGTCAAGTTCATCGCTTTGTGGGTAACTATGACCGTAGCAGAGATGTCCTGGTGTGTGTCTCCGTCAGACCCGGCCTGCCCTCAGAGCTCAGGAACGCCCAGGAGGCTGTCAAAGCCTGCGATGCAGAAATGAGGTTGTTGGTCAAATCACTCAGTGAAGTCTGA